One segment of Xanthocytophaga agilis DNA contains the following:
- a CDS encoding sensor histidine kinase, whose amino-acid sequence MEQNGIGLSEILLASMIGLFALAMGIVLIFVIHQRRMVAKDLQQKQLEHHYQKQLLKATIESQEKERNRIAHDLHDEIGVLLTTSRLYFNQLSYVKAEEHLQQVSNKMNGLFDEMMFNIRRISHDLRPVILENLGLIEAVESLSEKLNEAGIQFQFTHQITIELSKEAELILYRIIQELIGNTLKHAKASHIFLHIKDQQHQLYLTYKDDGIGFEPDNTNSGLGMKSIESRLNLLDGKMKIIKPEKGIHLLMEMDIHKFISHEL is encoded by the coding sequence ATGGAGCAAAATGGTATTGGTTTATCAGAAATTCTGTTAGCAAGCATGATAGGGCTTTTTGCTCTTGCCATGGGTATTGTCTTAATATTTGTGATTCACCAACGCAGAATGGTTGCCAAGGATTTACAGCAAAAGCAACTAGAGCATCATTATCAGAAACAATTATTAAAGGCTACTATTGAAAGTCAGGAAAAAGAACGAAATCGTATTGCTCATGATCTCCATGATGAAATTGGTGTACTACTTACGACATCCCGACTATATTTCAACCAACTCAGTTATGTCAAAGCGGAAGAACACCTGCAACAGGTAAGCAACAAGATGAATGGCTTATTTGATGAAATGATGTTTAATATCAGGCGTATTTCACATGATTTGCGTCCTGTTATTCTGGAAAACCTAGGTTTGATAGAAGCAGTTGAGAGCCTTTCAGAAAAATTAAATGAAGCAGGAATACAATTTCAGTTTACCCATCAAATCACTATTGAACTAAGTAAAGAGGCTGAACTTATTCTCTATCGGATTATACAGGAACTAATCGGCAACACATTAAAGCATGCCAAAGCATCTCATATTTTTCTGCACATCAAAGACCAGCAACATCAACTGTATCTTACATATAAAGATGATGGCATTGGTTTTGAACCAGATAACACCAACAGTGGATTGGGAATGAAAAGCATTGAAAGCCGTCTGAATTTGTTGGATGGAAAAATGAAAATAATTAAGCCAGAAAAAGGTATTCATCTTCTTATGGAAATGGATATTCACAAATTTATATCCCATGAATTATGA
- a CDS encoding DUF6915 family protein, with product MNIWDHCLLSQRKFGGQPGDYEKIHSFMDSSKYFFYHNKHRLLIHNLFGVELATELLGNFIENSDHKKVLVRDVAIEHCREDLDGKIPTLYDWLKDNTELESMLGEVPDLGNDTWNRFLWRPFLRSELKASLIITCSDFGVFLMEHFHGLEAAKQLARNLDPECKVKPFLEKFRFTQRWQYTPQQEELEWLRKNAVSQK from the coding sequence ATGAATATCTGGGATCATTGTTTATTGTCACAACGAAAGTTTGGAGGGCAACCGGGAGATTATGAGAAGATCCATAGCTTTATGGATTCTTCCAAATATTTTTTCTATCATAATAAACATAGGTTACTGATACACAATTTATTTGGGGTAGAACTGGCTACAGAGCTATTGGGAAACTTTATTGAAAACTCAGATCATAAAAAGGTATTGGTGCGGGATGTGGCTATCGAACATTGCAGGGAAGATCTGGATGGCAAAATCCCTACGCTGTATGACTGGCTCAAAGATAATACGGAACTGGAAAGTATGCTAGGAGAAGTGCCTGACTTGGGAAATGACACCTGGAATCGGTTTTTATGGCGACCCTTTCTTCGCAGTGAGTTGAAAGCCTCGCTGATTATCACCTGTAGCGACTTTGGTGTATTTCTAATGGAGCATTTTCATGGATTGGAAGCCGCTAAACAGCTTGCACGTAATTTAGATCCGGAGTGTAAAGTAAAGCCGTTTCTGGAGAAATTCAGATTTACACAACGCTGGCAGTACACTCCTCAACAGGAAGAATTGGAGTGGTTGCGTAAAAATGCGGTTTCTCAAAAGTAA
- a CDS encoding ABC-F family ATP-binding cassette domain-containing protein, which translates to MNYISAENIGKSFSDRWLFRNISFGVSRGEKVAIVGPNGIGKSTLLNILAGTLPADEGKVSTRKEISIGFLSQNPDFEQDLSIMDTLFSTGHPALSAIKLYEQAMEHPENSDLMDKAITQMDATKAWEYESEVKQILGKLDIHDLEKKISQLSGGQRKRVALARVLIEHPDLLIMDEPTNHLDLGAIEWLEHHLSSQNITLILITHDRYFLDAVTNTIVEIDRGQLYRYQGNYGYFLEKKAEREAQQTAETEKARNLLRKELEWMRRMPKARGTKAKYRIDAFYELKEKAAGTKANAQLELSVKTTRLGNKIIELDHVYKSFGAQKMVDDFTYVFKKQDRIGIVGKNGIGKTTFLNLLTGNLQPDKGTVDKGDTTQIGYYTQQELVYKDNQRVIELVQEIAEVVTLANGQTLTASQFLNLFLFPPAKQWDLVAKLSGGEKRRLQLLRVLIKNPNFLILDEPTNDLDLTTLNVLEDFLENFGGCLLLVSHDRYFMDRLVDHLFVFEGEGKIRDFPGNYTDYREWLEDKDEQEKVQAQKANKPEPVVQTSTPTQEAAKRKLSFKEQKEYETLEKEIEELEEKKSKLVAKLNTGSPNHEEITGWAKEIETIERTLGTKTDRWLELAEYI; encoded by the coding sequence ATGAATTATATATCCGCCGAAAATATAGGCAAGTCGTTTAGTGACCGCTGGTTGTTTCGTAACATTTCTTTTGGTGTCAGCAGGGGCGAAAAGGTAGCCATCGTTGGGCCAAATGGTATTGGCAAAAGTACACTTTTGAATATCCTGGCAGGTACACTGCCTGCTGATGAAGGTAAGGTTAGTACCCGCAAAGAAATATCCATTGGCTTCTTATCTCAAAATCCTGATTTTGAGCAGGACCTAAGTATTATGGATACCTTGTTTTCCACTGGTCATCCTGCACTCTCTGCTATTAAGTTGTATGAACAGGCCATGGAGCATCCGGAAAATTCAGACCTGATGGACAAAGCCATTACACAAATGGATGCAACCAAAGCGTGGGAGTATGAATCAGAAGTAAAACAGATTTTAGGTAAACTGGATATTCATGATCTGGAGAAAAAGATTAGCCAGCTATCCGGAGGACAACGTAAACGGGTAGCACTAGCAAGAGTATTGATTGAGCATCCCGATCTGCTGATTATGGACGAACCTACCAACCACCTGGATCTGGGTGCAATTGAATGGCTGGAACATCATTTGTCTTCACAAAACATAACATTGATCCTGATTACACACGACCGGTATTTCCTGGATGCGGTAACCAATACCATTGTTGAAATAGATCGGGGACAATTATACCGTTATCAGGGCAATTATGGGTATTTTTTGGAAAAGAAAGCGGAACGGGAAGCACAACAAACAGCAGAAACGGAAAAAGCCCGCAATCTGCTTCGTAAGGAACTGGAATGGATGCGTCGTATGCCGAAAGCCCGTGGAACAAAAGCCAAATATCGGATTGATGCATTTTATGAGCTAAAAGAAAAAGCAGCTGGAACCAAAGCCAATGCCCAACTGGAATTAAGCGTAAAAACAACCCGGCTTGGTAATAAGATCATTGAACTGGACCATGTATACAAGTCATTTGGCGCTCAGAAAATGGTGGACGACTTTACCTACGTATTCAAAAAACAGGATCGGATAGGGATTGTCGGTAAAAATGGCATTGGAAAAACTACCTTTCTAAATCTGCTGACAGGCAATCTGCAACCTGACAAAGGAACTGTAGATAAAGGAGATACTACTCAAATCGGTTATTACACTCAGCAGGAATTGGTTTACAAAGACAACCAGCGGGTTATTGAACTGGTGCAGGAAATAGCAGAGGTAGTAACACTTGCCAATGGACAAACACTAACAGCCTCTCAGTTTTTGAATCTGTTTCTTTTCCCGCCTGCCAAGCAATGGGATCTGGTAGCAAAACTTAGTGGGGGTGAAAAACGTCGGTTACAGTTGCTTCGTGTACTCATCAAAAATCCAAACTTCCTGATTCTTGATGAGCCTACCAACGACCTGGATCTTACTACGCTAAACGTGTTGGAAGATTTTCTCGAAAACTTTGGTGGTTGTTTACTATTGGTATCACACGACCGTTACTTCATGGACCGTCTGGTAGATCACTTGTTTGTATTTGAAGGCGAAGGCAAAATTCGCGATTTCCCTGGTAACTATACCGATTACCGCGAGTGGCTGGAGGACAAGGACGAGCAGGAAAAAGTTCAGGCTCAGAAAGCAAATAAACCAGAGCCGGTGGTACAGACTTCTACTCCTACCCAGGAAGCAGCCAAGCGAAAGCTGTCCTTCAAAGAGCAGAAGGAATATGAGACACTGGAAAAAGAGATTGAAGAACTGGAAGAGAAAAAGTCTAAACTAGTTGCCAAGCTAAATACAGGTAGTCCCAACCATGAAGAAATAACAGGCTGGGCCAAAGAAATTGAAACAATCGAACGTACGCTGGGAACCAAGACAGACCGTTGGCTGGAACTGGCAGAATATATTTAA